One segment of Halococcus saccharolyticus DSM 5350 DNA contains the following:
- a CDS encoding phytoene desaturase family protein, with protein MDSLSGGTRAAGVGSDDPLAGRSIAVVGGGFGGLSAACYLADAGADVTLLEKNDQVGGRASQFETEGFRFDMGPSWYLMPDVFERFFGHFERQPTDYYGLSRLDPHYRVFFKDGDRVDLTPDRDQVRATFESYEDGAAEAFDAYLDQSESTYEAAMERFVYTDRPRLRDWVDSEVFRSAPVGLNLLRSMDDHVSNYFEHPKLQQIMQYTLVFLGGSPKNTPALYTMMSHVDFNLGVYYPEGGFGGVVDGIADLARELGVTFETGAEVTEITRRRERFLVDTVAGTHSPNAVVSDADYAHTEQELLPEHERQYSEDYWDDRTLAPSAFLLYLGVEGDVEPLAHHTLVLPTDWDGHFAQIFDEPAWPDDPAYYLCVPSK; from the coding sequence ATGGATTCGCTCTCGGGCGGAACGCGTGCGGCAGGAGTGGGGTCGGACGATCCGCTCGCTGGGCGGTCGATCGCCGTGGTCGGCGGTGGCTTCGGCGGACTGTCGGCGGCGTGTTACCTCGCCGATGCAGGGGCCGACGTCACCCTTCTGGAGAAAAACGATCAGGTCGGCGGGCGCGCCTCGCAGTTCGAGACCGAGGGGTTCCGGTTCGACATGGGGCCGTCGTGGTACCTGATGCCCGACGTTTTCGAGCGCTTTTTCGGCCACTTCGAGAGGCAGCCGACCGACTACTACGGACTCTCCCGCCTCGATCCCCACTACCGGGTGTTCTTCAAGGACGGCGACCGGGTGGATCTCACGCCCGACCGCGACCAGGTCCGGGCGACGTTCGAATCCTACGAGGACGGCGCGGCCGAAGCCTTCGACGCGTATCTCGATCAGAGTGAGTCGACCTACGAGGCCGCGATGGAGCGGTTCGTCTATACCGACCGCCCCCGCCTGCGGGACTGGGTCGACAGCGAGGTGTTCCGGTCCGCGCCGGTCGGGCTGAACCTGCTCCGGTCGATGGACGACCATGTCTCGAACTATTTCGAGCACCCGAAGCTCCAGCAGATCATGCAGTACACCCTCGTCTTCCTGGGTGGCTCACCGAAGAACACGCCCGCGCTCTACACCATGATGAGCCACGTGGATTTCAATCTCGGCGTGTACTACCCTGAGGGCGGGTTCGGCGGCGTCGTCGATGGGATCGCCGACCTCGCCCGGGAACTCGGTGTCACCTTCGAGACCGGCGCAGAAGTCACCGAGATCACGAGGCGACGCGAGAGGTTCCTCGTCGACACGGTGGCGGGAACCCACAGCCCAAATGCGGTCGTCAGCGACGCCGACTACGCCCACACCGAGCAGGAGCTCCTGCCTGAACACGAGCGCCAGTATTCGGAGGACTACTGGGACGATCGCACGCTCGCGCCCTCCGCCTTTCTCCTCTATCTCGGTGTCGAGGGTGATGTCGAACCGCTCGCCCACCACACCCTCGTCCTCCCGACCGACTGGGACGGCCACTTCGCCCAAATTTTCGACGAACCGGCGTGGCCAGACGATCCCGCCTACTACCTCTGCGTTCCATCGAAA
- a CDS encoding SDR family oxidoreductase, with the protein MDGTTALVTGVSRGIGAALARRFVAEGAHVVGCARDADALETLAEEIRADSGGTDDAGGITVQRADVRDEYDVERLAETAARAGGNDGIDLVVANAGIYHGSAGETPLNEESYAAVDEHLRTNARGVFATIRESLPHLAANARVLVPSGAVAREAQSGMGSYAVSKAAAEALARGFAAETDQPVGVVDPGQVATDLAGDGGRDPEEIAEMFVWAANDVEPDDLDGEILDLRAWRQATR; encoded by the coding sequence ATGGACGGGACCACCGCACTCGTCACCGGCGTCAGTCGCGGGATCGGCGCGGCACTCGCGCGGCGCTTCGTCGCCGAGGGCGCACACGTCGTCGGCTGTGCGCGCGATGCCGACGCGCTCGAAACGCTCGCTGAGGAGATACGGGCGGACAGCGGCGGCACGGACGACGCGGGCGGAATCACCGTCCAGCGCGCGGACGTCCGCGACGAGTACGACGTCGAACGCCTCGCGGAGACCGCCGCCAGAGCGGGCGGGAACGACGGGATCGATCTCGTAGTGGCGAATGCGGGCATCTATCACGGTTCGGCGGGTGAAACACCGCTCAACGAGGAGAGTTATGCTGCGGTCGACGAGCACCTCCGGACGAACGCCCGTGGCGTCTTTGCCACGATCCGGGAATCGCTGCCCCACCTCGCGGCCAACGCCCGCGTCCTCGTGCCCTCGGGAGCGGTCGCCCGGGAAGCACAGTCCGGCATGGGATCGTACGCCGTCTCGAAAGCCGCGGCAGAGGCGCTCGCTCGCGGGTTCGCGGCCGAAACCGACCAGCCTGTGGGCGTCGTCGATCCCGGTCAGGTCGCGACCGATCTCGCCGGTGACGGCGGACGCGATCCCGAGGAGATCGCCGAGATGTTCGTCTGGGCGGCGAACGATGTCGAACCGGACGACCTCGACGGCGAGATTCTCGACCTCCGGGCGTGGCGGCAAGCGACTCGCTGA
- a CDS encoding helix-turn-helix domain-containing protein: protein MGVIAEFSLAPGKLSFATALSAAPSVEFEIEREYGTRSATPIAFCWARGGDLEAFEHGLERDETLTDIRRLSKSDDQRLYRVQLTGEASVVTYDLWIDLGAARLEMRYADGRWHTRMRFPDREALSTFSSSCDEHGLDFRLARLYNTDPTDGPPRDQLTSCQRETLQLAHERGYFDIPRQATLGDLADDLDVSNQAVSERLRRGCARIVGDLFG, encoded by the coding sequence ATGGGTGTTATCGCCGAGTTCAGCCTCGCGCCGGGAAAGCTCTCGTTCGCGACGGCGCTCTCGGCCGCACCGTCGGTCGAATTCGAGATCGAACGCGAGTACGGAACGCGATCCGCGACGCCGATCGCGTTCTGCTGGGCGCGCGGCGGGGACCTCGAAGCGTTCGAGCATGGACTCGAACGCGACGAGACCCTGACCGACATCCGACGGTTGAGCAAATCGGACGATCAGCGGCTCTATCGCGTGCAGTTGACCGGCGAAGCCTCCGTCGTGACCTACGACCTGTGGATCGATCTCGGGGCAGCACGGCTCGAAATGCGCTACGCAGACGGGCGATGGCACACCCGAATGCGGTTTCCAGATCGTGAGGCACTGAGCACGTTCAGTAGTTCCTGTGACGAGCACGGACTCGATTTCCGACTCGCTCGACTGTACAACACCGATCCCACCGACGGACCACCGCGGGATCAGCTCACGTCTTGCCAGCGCGAAACCCTCCAGTTGGCCCACGAACGCGGCTACTTCGACATCCCACGTCAGGCTACTCTCGGCGACCTCGCCGACGATCTCGACGTCTCGAACCAGGCCGTTTCCGAACGACTCCGTCGCGGCTGTGCGCGGATCGTCGGCGATCTGTTCGGCTAG
- a CDS encoding redoxin domain-containing protein, with amino-acid sequence MVSDGDSAPDFTAKLAGDEPEEFTLSEQFGEAPLVLAFFPGAFTPPCTNEMVAFQDDLDALRETGATLYGISADSPFSQAAFQDEHGLEFDLVSDMDRAAIEAYDVSLDIDDLGLQGVAERAVFVIDGDGTVTYSWVADDPTNEPDYDAVYEAAEAAA; translated from the coding sequence ATGGTTTCGGATGGTGATTCCGCCCCTGACTTCACCGCAAAGCTCGCCGGCGACGAGCCGGAGGAATTCACGCTCTCGGAACAGTTCGGCGAGGCTCCGCTCGTCCTCGCCTTCTTCCCCGGTGCGTTCACGCCGCCGTGTACCAACGAGATGGTGGCGTTTCAGGACGATCTCGACGCCCTTCGCGAAACCGGGGCGACCCTCTACGGTATCAGCGCCGACTCGCCGTTCTCCCAGGCCGCGTTCCAAGACGAGCACGGCCTCGAGTTCGATCTCGTGAGCGACATGGATCGTGCAGCCATCGAGGCCTACGACGTGAGCCTCGACATCGACGATCTCGGACTTCAGGGCGTGGCCGAGCGCGCAGTCTTCGTCATCGACGGCGACGGGACGGTTACGTATTCGTGGGTCGCTGACGATCCGACCAACGAACCCGACTACGACGCGGTCTACGAGGCCGCTGAGGCCGCGGCGTAA
- a CDS encoding YkgJ family cysteine cluster protein has product MNEPRRVEVHPGCEAVVAFDPDLTFECVDSCTWCCQHGVLLYDHDLLGLAARANLNDATTTAHGQQFVRREAKDRDDHVGDDGAACYFLGEDGLCALHAEHDWKPARCSVFPLEVHYENGEIRVTVRDEAEEHCEGLDVSDRRVIDNLDAFLPEVLWSLENPETKIEL; this is encoded by the coding sequence GTGAACGAGCCACGCCGCGTCGAGGTCCACCCCGGCTGTGAGGCGGTCGTGGCGTTCGACCCCGACCTCACCTTCGAGTGCGTCGACTCGTGTACGTGGTGCTGCCAGCACGGTGTGTTGCTCTACGATCACGACCTCCTCGGCCTCGCCGCGCGCGCGAACCTGAATGACGCCACCACGACCGCCCACGGCCAGCAGTTCGTCCGCCGCGAGGCCAAGGACAGAGACGATCACGTTGGCGACGACGGCGCGGCGTGTTACTTCCTCGGCGAGGACGGCCTGTGTGCGCTTCACGCCGAACACGACTGGAAACCCGCGCGGTGTTCGGTGTTCCCGCTCGAAGTCCACTACGAGAACGGAGAAATTCGCGTGACGGTGCGCGACGAGGCCGAAGAACACTGCGAGGGTCTCGACGTGAGTGACCGCCGCGTGATCGACAACCTCGATGCGTTCCTCCCCGAGGTGCTCTGGTCGCTCGAAAACCCCGAAACGAAGATCGAGCTGTAG
- a CDS encoding aldo/keto reductase yields MEHITVGDTTVPALGFGTSGMDTDDERYRAVSAALEAGYRHIDTAQMYDSESAVGDAIHDADVDREEVFVTTKLLGENRAHDAVIESTHDSLDRLDTEFVDLLLIHSPDQEPSHEETLNAMNELVDEGAVENVGISNFSVEETRTAIEHSDAPILTNQVEYNVHERRDDLLSFCLDHDVMLTAYSPLGVGDCLNDEVVRRIADDHDRTPAQVVIRWLLQQPLVSPIPMSSNPDHVWANADVFDFELTDDEMRDLFAVGGDLDDDLASKLGL; encoded by the coding sequence ATGGAACACATTACCGTGGGCGACACGACGGTGCCCGCACTCGGCTTCGGCACGTCGGGGATGGACACCGACGACGAGCGCTACCGGGCCGTTTCGGCCGCGCTTGAGGCGGGTTACCGCCACATCGACACCGCACAGATGTACGACAGCGAGTCCGCGGTCGGCGACGCGATCCACGATGCGGACGTCGACCGCGAAGAGGTGTTCGTCACCACGAAGCTGTTGGGCGAGAATCGCGCCCACGACGCAGTGATCGAGTCGACTCACGACAGCCTCGATCGACTCGACACCGAGTTCGTCGATCTCCTCCTGATCCACTCGCCCGATCAGGAGCCCTCACACGAGGAGACCCTCAACGCGATGAACGAACTGGTCGATGAGGGGGCGGTGGAGAACGTCGGCATCTCGAATTTCTCGGTGGAGGAAACTCGCACGGCGATCGAGCACTCCGACGCGCCGATCCTCACGAACCAAGTGGAGTACAACGTCCACGAGCGCCGGGACGACCTCCTCTCGTTCTGTCTCGATCACGACGTCATGCTCACCGCGTACAGCCCGCTCGGGGTCGGCGATTGCCTCAACGACGAGGTTGTGAGGAGGATCGCCGACGACCACGACAGAACGCCCGCCCAGGTCGTGATCCGGTGGCTGCTCCAACAGCCGCTGGTGTCGCCGATCCCAATGTCGTCGAACCCCGACCACGTCTGGGCGAACGCCGACGTGTTCGACTTTGAGCTAACCGACGACGAGATGCGCGACCTGTTCGCCGTCGGCGGGGATCTCGACGACGATCTCGCATCGAAACTCGGACTGTAG